From a single Solanum dulcamara chromosome 4, daSolDulc1.2, whole genome shotgun sequence genomic region:
- the LOC129884499 gene encoding diphthamide biosynthesis protein 3 produces the protein MSYDDVEIEDMEWNDELQSYTYPCPCGDLFQITKEELKIGEEIARCPSCSLYITVIYNLEDFLGDSKKHVEPSKQQPVAVA, from the coding sequence ATGTCTTACGACGATGTGGAGATTGAGGACATGGAGTGGAACGATGAGCTCCAATCTTACACATATCCTTGTCCGTGCGGTGACTTGTTCCAGATCACTAAGGAAGAACTGAAGATAGGGGAAGAGATCGCTCGATGCCCTAGTTGTTCCCTTTATATCACCGTTATATATAATCTCGAAGATTTCCTCGGAGATTCCAAGAAACACGTCGAGCCCTCGAAACAACAGCCAGTTGCTGTCGCTTGA
- the LOC129885493 gene encoding uncharacterized protein LOC129885493 produces the protein MQGLHHQQQQLAALLTVALPKDDPSKSTSTSATEDDESSRVAAITSLQRAILYPPNSLLITHSASFLAQGFSQLLSDKSYSVRQAAATAYGALCSVLCLISIAPNGRQNHVILVSLVDRFIGWALPLLSTVVEGTTDLALEGLREFLNVGDVAAVERFALPILKACQELLEDERTSLSLLRRLLAVLTLISLKFFRCFQPHFVDVVDLLLGWAMVPDLAESDRRVIMDSFLQFQKYWVNNMQFPLGLLSKFLGDMDVLLQDASPGSSQQFQRLLALLSCFSTVLQSTASGLLEMNMLEQISEPLCKMVPILLGCMSMIGKKFGWSKWIDDSWRCLTLLAEILSERFATFYPIAVDILFQSLVMECEDQSMKMKKLDSFQVHGVLKTNLQLLSLQKLGLSPSSVHKILQFDVPISQLRLHPNHLIPGSSAATYIFLLQHGNFEVVEKSVSVLLEELDLLRCMLGQKSDLQNPAFDVKVPKSYSKSELFALIKFDLGVLLSCVSLGNGASMIGQTEIDTLYVNRSRKLISSIIGNFNPFESPVLGHVELQVAVLKTLERLAALEFLSKCSLRKQVTATISQEITPEKLKKVESGRTELPELVLKHLKMYAILLIRALHVASPLAVKLEALQWIHEFCGKVVDIYENENALYFPYEVFGYADIVQDLLFSVLDVASDREPKLRSLVALVLQKLLQAKLIHPTHFIITTQAILEKLGDPDEDIRNAFVRLLSNVLPITVYACGLRDNGLATACWPGVLRFNNRSNLHWKQLFALKQLPQQLHSQQLVTILSYIAQRWKVPLSSWIQRLICVCGRTKNVVLIHPEETSNSSSNGLLWDIKVDEDILERICSVNTLAGAWWAIHEAARYCITTRLRTNLGGPTQTFAALERMLLDVAHVLQLDADQSDGNLNIIGSSYAHLLPMRLLLDFVEALKKNVYNAYEGSTVLPSASRQSSLFFRANRKVCEEWFSRISERMMNAGLALQCHDATIYYCALRLQELRSLVVSAIQDKSRVQVTENIHNVRARYTADILRVLRHICLAFCKTHEPEALIGIQNWATVVFSPLFTDENQSLNDSGIIGHFSWITGLVYQAKGQHEKAAAHFIHLLQTEDSLTFMGSDGVQFSIARIIESYSAVSDWKSLESWLLELQTLRAKHAGKSYSGALTIAGNEVNSVQALARFDEGEFQAAWACLDLTPKSSSELTLDPKLALQRSEQMLLQAMLHQVEGRVEKVPEELQKAKGMLMEPLSVLPLDGLVEAASHVNQLYCISAFEECYKLSVSPDKHFPSLLSSHIQVMKSPLIKDRQDCSIWLKVLRIYQRAYPASSMTLKLCRNLMSLARKQKNFRLANHLDNYLKDHLSSFPDGSIRDHIILGLEYERVLLMHAEDKFEDALTSLWSFIRPSMISSSFVASDTIDKVLKAKACLKLSNWLQEDYSNSWMKDIVLKIRCDFNTSSGREESSFILDNLTSKENVNAIVEELVGTATKLSSQLCPTLGKSWISYASWCYNQARSSLCAPCESTLFSCSFSAVLDSEIQPTRYKLTEEEVLKVKDIISKLLASRYCGEVLNEDGESDVFCSGNSESMQSDGTASSLLQEVVDTIEAEAGAPGVEDYNGEFFPNTLTSKLQQCLFKANVVLEEASVKSLTTDLVNIWWSLRRRRVSLFGHAAQAFVNFLSYASSRSLDGQLTSCTEGSKYKFVNYTLRSTLYVLHILLNYGIELKDTLEPALSAVPLLPWQEITPQLFAHLSSHPEQAVRKQLQTLLVKLAKLSPRSVVYPTLVDANSYEREPSEELQKILACLNELYPKLVQDVQLMITELENVTVLWEELWLSTLQDLHADVMRRINLLKEEAARIAENPTLSHGEKDKINAAKYSAMMAPIVVVLERRFASTSRKPETPHEIWFHEVYREQIKSAIVTFKNPPASAAALGDVWRPFDNVAASLASYQRKSSVSLGEVAPQLALLSSSDAPMPGLEKQITISESEGGLNTSSSGIVTIASFCEQVSILSTKTKPKKIVIVGSDGEKYTYLLKGREDLRLDARIMQLLQAVNNFLHSSSAVQRQSVCVRFYSVTPISGRAGLIQWVDNVVSIYSVFKAWQSRVQLAQLSALGANAKQTVPPPVPRPMDMFYGKIIPALKEKGIRRVISRRDWPHEVKRKVLLDLMKEAPKQLLYQELWCASEGFKAFSSKLKRYSGSVAAMSIIGHILGLGDRHLDNILMDFCSGDIVHIDYNVCFDKGQRLKIPEIVPFRLTQTIEAALGLTGVEGTFRANCEAVLGVLKKNKDIILMLLEVFVWDPLVEWTRGDFHDDAAIFGEERKGMDLAVSLSLFASRMQEIRIPLQEHHDLLLSTLPAIETGLERFINIMNQYEVVSGLYRRADQERSNLVLRETSAKSLVADTTSTSENIRVSLELQARELAQAQAVVMEKAQEATTWIEQHGRTLDALRSSSIPDIRACIQLTGKEESLSLVSAVLVAGVPLTVVPEPTQAQCNDIDREVSHLVAELDHGLSSAISTIQTYSLALQRILPINYHTSSPIHGWAQVLQLAINTLSSDILSISRRQAAELIGKAHADGIDSVKNRYDDLCLKVSQYAAEIERMEEECAELVNSIGPETELRAKNSLLSAFKNYMESAGLERKEDTGQLGSSVHGGSQDGGLHRNFQETKEKVLSVLKAAFSSLYNDVKHKILNNLSHFTRRRHTDMILCFDFGTFFSEFEEQVEKCMLVAKFLNELQQYVSMDYRSINTVIDTSESLFDSNWTSIFKTSLFSCKNLVGQMFEVVLPEVIRSVILFNSEVMDVFASLSQIRRSIDTALEQLIEVELERVSLAELEQNYFVKVGLITEQQLALEEAAVKGRDHLSWEEAEELASQEEACRAQLDKLHQSWNQKDVRISSLIQKEATIRSSLVSLEQNLQSMISHEHDEELHLFRSRALMAALMQPFSELEAVDRELSLLEAPVESGSTRISHLKNLFNSGSPLSEYIWKFPGIWSNHAFFMWKVYIVDSFLDSCTQNIALQADQSLGFDQLVNIVKKKLESQLQENVEQYLKEKVAPVLITILEKESEYLKQVTESTEDLTCDQGNNNFAAVRNVQIMLEEYCNTHESVRAAKSAASLMKRQVSELKEAILKTSLEIVQIEWMHDINANILQKRRLISHKYLSSDARLLPVLLNISRPQLLENFQSSIAKIARALDGLQACERTSVTAEGQLERAMSWACGGASSTSAGNALARNPGIPQEFHDHLMRRQQLLCEVREKASDVMKLCISILKFELSRDGFFQTSEEFYPSRSIADGRTWQQAYLNALTNLDVTYHSFTHTEQEWKVAQSNMEAASSGLFSATNELCVASVKAKSASGDLQSTLLAMRDCSYELSVALSAFGAITRGRTALTSECGSMLEEVLAVTEGVHDVHSIAKEATALHSSLMEDLSKANGIILPLESLLCKDVATMTEAMTKEKEATMEISPVHGQAIFQSYHVKVEKTYEVFKPLVQSLTISVEGLYSMLTRLAQSASLHAGNLHKALEGLGESQEARSEDLNSYRPDLADQYDGKNEIFSQSDRESSMDVLDVNGLSLQDKGWISAPDSMTSGSSESAATSSQVSLANSSNGPDLTDPITPYCSDDTERSVGGALPGLPQPESEKTQETFEMKLLLGNEEPLSSKDKVEETAHETSLINVEAANRTTRGKNTYALSVLRRVEMKLDGRDVADNREISVAEQVDYLLKQATSVDNLCNMYEGWTPWI, from the exons ATGCAAGGACTTCATCACCAGCAGCAGCAATTGGCGGCACTTCTCACCGTCGCTTTACCCAAAGACGATCCTTCGAAATCCACTTCAACTTCTGCTACTGAAGATGACGAGTCTTCTCGTGTTGCCGCAATAACTTCTCTACAACGCGCCATTCTTTACCCTCCAAACTCTCTCCTCATCACTCACTCCGCTTCTTTTCTTGCCCAAGGCTTCTCTCAGCTCCTCTCCGACAA GTCATATTCAGTGCGTCAGGCAGCAGCTACTGCTTATGGTGCTTTGTGTTCTGTATTATGCTTAATCTCGATAGCTCCAAATGGAAGGCAGAACCATGTCATTCTTGTCAGTTTGGTTGATCGGTTCATTGGTTGGGCATTGCCATTGCTTAGCACTGTAGTAGAGGGGACAACTGATCTTGCATTGGAGGGCTTGCGTGAATTTCTTAATGTTGGGGATGTTGCTGCAGTTGAGAGATTTGCATTGCCAATTCTCAAGGCTTGCCAAGAGCTTCTTGAGGATGAAAGAACCTCCTTGAGCTTACTGCGCAGACTTCTCGCTGTTTTAACACTAATCTCCTTGAAGTTTTTTAGATGCTTTCAGCCCCattttgttgatgttgtggatCTTCTCCTTGGGTGGGCGATGGTACCGGACCTTGCAGAATCAGATAGACGCGTTATTATGGATAGTTTCCTGCAGTTTCAGAAATATTGGGTGAACAATATGCAGTTCCCATTGGGATTGCTCTCAAAGTTTCTAGGTGATATGGACGTGCTGCTTCAGGATGCAAGTCCTGGTAGCTCCCAGCAGTTCCAAAGATTACTTGCATTATTGTCTTGTTTTTCTACAGTGTTACAGTCCACGGCATCGGGTTTGCTAGAGATGAATATGCTCGAGCAGATAAGTGAACCTCTTTGTAAAATGGTTCCTATTCTATTAGGATGCATGTCTATGATAGGAAAAAAGTTTGGATGGTCAAAATGGATTGATGATTCTTGGAGATGCTTGACTTTGCTTGCTGAAATTTTGAGTGAACGGTTTGCAACATTTTATCCTATTGCAGTTGATATCTTGTTTCAGAGCTTGGTTATGGAATGTGAAGACCAGTCTATGAAGATGAAGAAGCTTGATTCCTTTCAGGTTCATGGAGTTCTTAAAACCAATTTGCAATTGCTGTCTCTGCAAAAGCTTGGCCTTTCCCCATCGTCTGTGCACAAGATATTACAATTTGATGTGCCTATATCTCAGCTGCGTTTGCATCCCAACCACTTAATACCCGGAAGTTCAGCAGCTACTTATATATTTTTGCTTCAACATGGGAACTTTGAGGTTGTTGAAAAATCAGTGAGTGTACTGCTTGAGGAGCTGGATTTGCTGAGGTGCATGCTTGGACAAAAATCAGACCTGCAGAATCCGGCATTTGATGTCAAAGTTCCTAAATCTTACTCGAAATCTGAGCTATTTGCATTGATTAAGTTTGATTTGGGGGTCTTACTTAGTTGTGTTTCTTTAGGCAATGGAGCTAGCATGATTGGCCAAACAGAAATCGACACTCTGTATGTTAACAGATCCAGAAAGTTAATATCAAGCATTATTGGCAATTTCAACCCTTTTGAGTCACCTGTCCTTGGGCATGTAGAATTGCAAGTTGCAGTTCTCAAGACGTTAGAAAGACTAGCTGCACTTGAATTCTTAAGCAAATGCTCTCTAAGGAAACAAGTTACTGCCACAATTTCACAGGAAATTACGCCTGAGAAACTCAAAAAGGTAGAGAGTGGGAGGACTGAACTTCCTGAGCTAGTCTTAAAGCATCTGAAAATGTATGCTATCCTTCTTATAAGAGCTCTTCATGTCGCTTCTCCTCTAGCAGTTAAACTAGAAGCACTACAATGGATACATGAATTCTGTGGAAAAGTTGTTGACATATATGAGAATGAGAACGCATTATATTTTCCATATGAAGTATTTGGATATGCAGACATTGTCCAGGATTTGCTGTTCTCAGTTCTGGATGTTGCATCAGATAGAGAACCAAAATTGAGATCTCTTGTGGCATTAGTCCTTCAGAAGCTTCTACAAGCAAAGCTTATTCATCCTACACACTTTATAATTACTACTCAGGCAATTCTTGAAAAACTTGGTGATCCAGATGAAGATATACGGAATGCATTTGTCAGGTTGCTTTCAAATGTGCTACCTATTACAGTGTATGCATGTGGTCTCCGTGACAATGGATTGGCTACTGCATGCTGGCCAGGTGTTCTTAGATTTAACAATAGGTCGAACTTGCATTGGAAGCAACTTTTTGCACTTAAGCAACTGCCTCAGCAACTTCATTCACAGCAACTTGTTACCATACTTAGTTACATTGCACAGAGATGGAAAGTACCTCTTTCCTCATGGATCCAGAGGCTCATTTGTGTCTGTGGGCGCACCAAAAATGTCGTTTTGATTCACCCTGAAGAAACTTCTAATTCTAGCTCAAATGGGCTGTTGTGGGATATCAAAGTTGACGAAGATATTCTTGAGAGAATTTGCTCTGTTAACACCCTTGCTGGTGCATGGTGGGCAATACATGAAGCTGCAAGATATTGTATTACCACTCGCCTTCGGACGAACCTTGGTGGTCCAACTCAAACTTTTGCAGCATTAGAGCGCATGCTTCTTGATGTTGCTCATGTCCTGCAGCTTGATGCTGATCAAAGTGATGGAAACTTAAATATTATTGGTTCTTCTTATGCTCACTTGTTACCTATGAGATTGTTGCTTGATTTTGTTGAGGCTCTTAAGAAAAATGTATACAATGCATATGAAGGGTCAACTGTTTTACCCAGTGCTTCTCGGCAAAGTTCCTTGTTCTTTCGGGCAAATAGGAAGGTTTGTGAGGAGTGGTTTTCTCGGATAAGTGAGCGTATGATGAATGCAGGATTGGCGCTCCAATGTCATGATGCTACAATATATTATTGTGCATTGCGCTTGCAGGAGCTGAGGAGCCTTGTGGTTTCAGCTATACAAGATAAGTCTAGAGTGCAAGTGACTGAAAATATCCACAATGTCAGAGCCAGGTACACTGCAGATATCTTGAGGGTTTTACGGCACATATGTTTGGCTTTCTGTAAAACTCATGAGCCAGAGGCATTAATTGGTATCCAAAATTGGGCAACAGTTGTATTCTCTCCCTTGTTTACTGATGAAAATCAGAGTTTAAATGATAGTGGAATAATTGGACATTTTTCATGGATTACTGGGCTTGTATATCAAGCTAAAGGTCAGCATGAAAAAGCTGCGGCTCACTTTATTCATCTGTTACAGACTGAGGATTCTCTCACTTTTATGGGTTCTGATGGTGTACAATTTTCGATTGCGCGTATTATTGAGAGTTACTCAGCAGTTTCTGATTGGAAGTCCTTGGAATCCTGGCTGTTGGAACTGCAAACACTTCGTGCTAAGCATGCTGGAAAAAGTTATTCTGGTGCTCTAACAATTGCTGGCAATGAAGTAAACTCCGTTCAAGCATTGGCACGCTTTGATGAGGGTGAATTTCAGGCAGCTTGGGCTTGTCTTGATTTGACTCCTAAAAGTAGCAGCGAACTCACTCTGGATCCCAAGTTGGCCTTGCAAAGGAGTGAGCAAATGCTGTTGCAAGCTATGCTTCATCAAGTTGAGGGAAGAGTGGAGAAGGTGCCAGAGGAATTGCAGAAGGCCAAGGGAATGCTGATGGAACCATTGTCTGTCTTGCCTTTGGATGGACTTGTAGAGGCAGCATCACATGTCAACCAGTTATACTGCATCTCTGCATTTGAAGAATGTTACAAGCTCAGTGTAAGTCCAGACAAGCATTTTCCATCACTATTAAGTTCTCATATACAAGTGATGAAGTCTCCCCTTATCAAAGATCGTCAAGATTGCAGTATATGGTTAAAGGTCCTACGAATATATCAAAGGGCTTACCCCGCATCATCCATGACTCTCAAACTTTGCAGGAATTTGATGAGCCTAGCTCGTAAGCAAAAAAACTTCCGTTTGGCAAATCATCTTGACAATTATCTCAAAGATCATCTTTCTAGTTTCCCTGATGGAAGTATCCGTGATCATATAATTCTTGGTTTGGAGTATGAGCGAGTACTGTTGATGCATGCTGAAGACAAATTTGAAGATGCTTTAACCAGTCTTTGGTCATTTATCCGACCTTCCATGATTTCATCTTCATTTGTAGCTTCTGACACCATTGATAAAGTTCTAAAGGCAAAGGCATGCCTGAAACTATCTAATTGGTTGCAAGAAGATTATTCaaattcatggatgaaagacaTAGTCCTCAAAATAAGATGTGATTTCAACACCTCATCCGGCAGAGAGGAATCTAGCTTCATTCTTGATAATCTGACTTCTAAGGAGAATGTGAATGCTATTGTTGAGGAACTTGTGGGCACTGCAACAAAGTTGTCGTCCCAACTCTGTCCCACTTTAGGGAAATCTTGGATTTCATATGCTTCTTGGTGTTATAATCAAGCTAGATCATCGTTGTGTGCCCCTTGTGAATCTACCCTTTTTTCTTGCTCATTTTCTGCTGTTCTTGATTCTGAAATCCAACCAACAAGATATAAGTTAACTGAGGAAGAAGTATTGAAAGTGAAAGATATTATCTCAAAGCTTCTTGCGAGCAGATATTGTGGCGAAGTATTGAATGAAGATGGAGAATCTGATGTTTTCTGCTCTGGAAATTCTGAAAGCATGCAAAGTGATGGCACTGCTAGCTCTCTGTTGCAGGAGGTAGTAGATACTATCGAAGCTGAAGCTGGAGCCCCTGGAGTAGAAGATTATAATGGTGAATTCTTCCCCAATACATTGACTTCTAAGTTGCAGCAATGCTTATTTAAAGCAAATGTTGTTTTAGAAGAAGCAAGTGTCAAATCCTTAACTACGGATTTGGTTAATATCTGGTGGTCTTTGCGGCGTAGAAGGGTCTCTCTCTTTGGCCATGCGGCCCAAGCTTTTGtgaattttctttcatatgCATCTTCCAGATCTTTAGATGGCCAATTAACCAGCTGTACTGAGGGGTCAAAATATAAGTTTGTGAACTATACACTTAGATCCACACTTTATGTGTTGCATATTCTTCTCAACTATGGGATTGAGCTGAAAGACACACTTGAACCTGCACTTTCGGCAGTTCCTTTGTTACCATGGCAG GAGATAACACCTCAGCTATTTGCTCATTTAAGTTCCCACCCTGAACAAGCGGTTAGAAAACAATTGCAGACCTTACTAGTAAAGCTGGCTAAGCTATCTCCTAGGTCTGTTGTCTATCCAACTCTAGTTGATGCAAACTCTTATGAAAGAGAACCTTCTGAGGAGCTTCAGAAAATACTGGCTTGTTTG AATGAGCTGTATCCTAAGTTAGTTCAGGATGTTCAGTTGATGATAACAGAGCTTGAAAATGTAACAGTCCTCTGGGAGGAATTATGGCTCAGCACACTTCAAGATCTTCATGCAG ATGTAATGAGGCGCATAAATTTGCTGAAAGAGGAGGCTGCACGAATTGCAGAAAACCCAACTCTTAGCCATGGAGAGAAGGACAAGATAAATGCTGCTAAGTACTCAGCCATGATGGCTCCTATTGTTGTTGTCCTAGAACGTCGTTTTGCTTCTACTTCTCGTAAACCTGAAACTCCTCATGAAATTTGGTTCCATGAGGTGTACAGGGAACAAATAAAATCTGCTATCGTAACTTTCAAGAACCCCCCTGCATCTGCTGCGGCTCTTGGGGACGTTTGGCGACCATTTGATAATGTGGCTGCATCCTTGGCATCTTATCAAAGGAAATCCTCAGTATCACTAGGGGAAGTCGCACCACAACTGGCTCTTCTTTCATCATCTGATGCTCCAATGCCTGGTCTTGAGAAGCAAATTACGATTTCTGAATCAGAAGGGGGACTTAATACTTCTTCCAGTGGAATTGTCACAATTGCTTCTTTCTGTGAACAGGTGTCAATTTTATCTACCAAGACAAAACCTAAAAAGATCGTTATAGTAGGCTCTGATGGGGAGAAGTACACATATCTGTTGAAAGGGCGTGAAGATCTGCGGCTTGATGCCAGAATAATGCAGCTGCTACAAGCAGTTAACAATTTTCTGCATTCATCATCTGCAGTACAGAGGCAGTCTGTCTGTGTACGTTTCTACTCCGTCACACCTATTAGTGGTCGAGCTGGTCTCATCCAGTgggtggataatgtagtaagTATTTACAGTGTCTTTAAGGCATGGCAGAGTCGGGTTCAGCTGGCACAACTTTCTGCGCTAGGTGCTAATGCAAAACAGACAGTTCCTCCACCTGTTCCTCGGCCAATGGACATGTTTTATGGGAAGATCATACCTGCACTTAAGGAGAAAGGAATAAGAAGAGTAATATCAAGAAGAGATTGGCCTCATGAAGTTAAACGAAAGGTACTTTTGGATCTCATGAAGGAAGCCCCTAAGCAACTTCTTTACCAGGAACTTTGGTGTGCGAGTGAGGGATTCAAAGCCTTCAGCTCGAAACTAAAGAG ATATTCAGGTAGTGTAGCAGCCATGAGCATCATTGGCCACATTTTAGGCCTTGGGGATCGCCATTTGGATAATATTCTTATGGATTTTTGCTCTGGGGATATTGTGCATATCGATTACAATGTCTGCTTTGATAAAGGGCAAAGATTAAAGATCCCAGAAATAGTGCCTTTCCGCCTGACCCAGACAATTGAAGCAGCTCTAGGGTTAACTGGTGTAGAGGGTACATTCAGAGCTAATTGTGAAGCTGTTCTTGGTGTTCTAAAAAAGAACAAGGACATAATCTTGATGTTACTTGAGGTCTTTGTGTGGGATCCCCTAGTGGAATGGACACGTGGAGACTTCCATGATGATGCAGCAATTTTTGGGGAGGAAAGAAAGGGGATGGATCTCGCTGTCAGTTTGAGTCTATTTGCCTCCCGCATGCAAGAAATTCGTATTCCCCTGCAG GAGCATCATGATCTTCTGCTGTCTACCTTACCAGCTATTGAAACTGGTCTTGAG AGATTTATAAACATCATGAATCAATACGAAGTTGTCTCTGGTCTGTACCGTCGTGCTGACCAAGAGAGATCTAACCTTGTTCTACGGGAGACATCTGCGAAGTCACTTGTTGCTGACACTACTTCTACTTCAGAGAACATCCGGGTTTCTCTTGAATTGCAGGCTCGAGAATTGGCACAAGCTCAAGCTGTGGTAATGGAGAAAGCCCAAGAAGCAACAACTTGGATTGAACAGCATGGAAGAACCCTTGATGCTCTAAGAAGCAGTTCGATCCCAGATATTAGAGCCTGCATACAACTGACTGGTAAAGAAGAATCTCTATCTCTTGTATCTGCTGTTCTCGTAGCTGGGGTTCCTTTGACAGTTGTCCCTGAACCCACCCAAGCTCAGTGCAATGATATAGATAGAGAAGTTTCTCACTTAGTAGCTGAGCTGGATCATGGACTTTCTTCAGcaatatcaacaatccaaacATATTCTTTGGCTTTGCAACGTATCTTGCCAATCAACTACCACACCTCCAGTCCAATCCATGGTTGGGCTCAAGTTCTTCAGCTTGCAATAAATACGCTGTCCTCTGACATTCTATCCATCAGCCGAAGACAGGCTGCTGAACTTATTGGAAAGGCACATGCTGATGGTATTGATTCTGTTAAAAATAGATATGATGATCTTTGCCTAAAAGTGAGTCAGTATGCAGCAGAAATAGAGAGAATGGAAGAAGAGTGTGCAGAGCTCGTTAATTCAATTGGTCCTGAAACTGAATTAAGAGCTAAAAATAGTCTATTGTCTGCTTTCAAGAACTACATGGAGTCTGCTGGTCTTGAGAGGAAAGAGGATACTGGGCAGTTAGGATCTTCAGTTCATGGAGGCTCACAAGATGGGGGTTTGCACAGAAACTTTCAAGAGACCAAGGAAAAAGTTCTATCAGTTTTGAAAGCAGCTTTTAGTTCTCTATATAATGATGTTAAGCATAAAATACTCAATAACTTGAGTCATTTCACTAGGAGAAGACACACGGACATGATATTGTGCTTTGACTTTGGAACTTTTTTCTCTGAGTTTGAGGAGCAAGTAGAAAAATGCATGCTAGTAGCAAAGTTTCTGAATGAGCTTCAGCAGTATGTCAGCATGGATTATAGGAGTATCAACACAGTTATTGACACTTCTGAATCTTTATTTGATAGTAATTGGACTTCAATTTTTAAAACCAGTCTGTTTTCCTGTAAAAACTTGGTTGGCCAAATGTTTGAAGTTGTCCTACCAGAGGTCATCAGATCGGTCATTTTGTTCAATTCAGAAGTCATGGATGTGTTTGCATCACTCTCACAAATCAGGAGATCCATAGATACAGCATTAGAGCAGCTTATTGAGGTTGAATTGGAGAGAGTTTCTTTAGCTGAGCTTGAGCAGAATTACTTTGTTAAGGTTGGTCTCATCACCGAGCAGCAGTTGGCTCTTGAAGAAGCTGCTGTTAAGGGTAGAGACCACTTATCTTGGGAGGAGGCTGAAGAATTAGCCTCTCAAGAAGAAGCATGTAGAGCGCAACTTGACAAGCTCCACCAAAGTTGGAACCAGAAGGACGTGCGGATTTCATCTCTTATACAGAAAGAAGCTACCATTAGAAGTTCTCTGGTTTCTTTGGAACAGAATCTGCAATCTATGATCTCTCATGAACATGATGAGGAGCTACATCTCTTCAGAAGCAGAGCTCTTATGGCTGCACTGATGCAGCCCTTCTCTGAGTTGGAAGCAGTTGATCGAGAATTGTCATTGCTTGAGGCACCTGTTGAATCTGGTTCAACTAGGATTTctcacctaaaaaatttatttaattcagGAAGCCCGCTATCTGAATATATTTGGAAGTTTCCTGGCATATGGAGCAATCATGCCTTCTTTATGTGGAAGGTTTATATAGTGGACTCTTTCCTTGATTCCTGCACACAAAATATAGCTTTACAAGCTGATCAAAGTTTGGGATTTGATCAACTTGTAAATATAGTGAAGAAAAAACTTGAATCTCAGCTTCAAGAAAATGTTGAGCAGTACTTGAAAGAGAAAGTTGCGCCTGTTTTAATaacaattttagaaaaagaaagtgAATATTTGAAACAAGTGACAGAGTCAACAGAAGATCTTACTTGTGATCAAGGAAATAACAACTTTGCAGCTGTAAGAAATGTGCAAATCATGCTTGAGGAATACTGCAATACACATGAAAGTGTCAGAGCAGCAAAATCAGCTGCTTCCCTCATGAAGAGGCAGGTGAGTGAATTGAAGGAGGCTATTCTTAAGACCAGCCTCGAAATTGTTCAGATTGAATGGATGCATGATATAAATGCTAATATTCTGCAAAAGAGAAGGCTGATATCTCATAAATATCTTTCAAGTGATGCTAGACTCCTTCCAGTTCTTTTAAACATCAGCAGACCTCAATTGCTTGAAAATTTTCAATCATCGATTGCAAAAATAGCTAGAGCTCTAGATGGCCTGCAAGCTTGTGAGAGAACTTCTGTCACAGCAGAAGGGCAGCTTGAGAGAGCTATGAGCTGGGCTTGTGGAGGTGCAAGTTCAACTTCTGCTGGCAATGCTTTGGCAAGGAATCCAGGAATACCTCAGGAATTTCATGATCATCTAATGAGGCGCCAACAGTTATTATGTGAAGTTCGAGAAAAGGCATCAGATGTGATGAAACTTTGCATCTCCATATTGAAGTTTGAATTATCGAGAGATGGCTTTTTCCAGACTTCAGAAGAATTTTATCCATCCAGGAGCATTGCAGATGGCAGGACCTGGCAGCAAGCTTACTTAAACGCTCTGACAAACTTGGACGTTACTTATCATTCCTTTACTC ATACTGAACAAGAATGGAAAGTTGCACAGAGCAACATGGAGGCTGCTTCAAGTGGTTTATTCTCTGCAACTAACGAACTCTGTGTTGCTTCTGTTAAAGCTAAGTCAGCATCAG GGGATCTGCAAAGCACTCTGCTTGCGATGAGGGATTGTTCCTATGAATTAAGTGTGGCGCTATCTGCATTTGGGGCCATAACAAGGGGGCGTACTGCTTTGACATCTGAATGTGGTTCGATGCTTGAAGAG